GAAGTCACATGAAGAACCTTAGGGTAGTTGATATTTTTTGGTTGTcaaatggtggctcagtgtcagaataaTGGGCTCCCTAATATGGTACCATTTGAAGTACACAGGATCACGAATGGAGTGTTCTTACCAAACATATTTAACTTAAATCTTATCAAGGTTTCAGACCAACTTCTGAGTTACaggaaatataaatgataatGGAACAAGTTCTATAATACCATAAGGAAATAATCCTATAAATCTAAATTATGGATAACATATACAAGACAAGTGGCTGTTCTCTTCAAAAGGCCAATGTTACAGAAAGGTAACAGGAGTGTTCTACATTGAAAgaaaccaagaagatataacaaacaaatataaTGCAGCAGGTAGACTATAACTGGTTATTTTATATAATAGATAGTTATAGATAGATATCCTGGCTAGtattaaaacagcaaaaaaaatatGTTAGGGCAAGtgagaaatttaaatattagaCAAATTTGGATATAAGATGATATAAAGGAATTGTTAttgttaagttcatgtgtcaacttggctaggttacgatgtccagttatttggtcagcACTGGCCAGATTGTTGCTGTAAAGGTATTTCATAGATCTAAATCattagttagaaaaaaaaaggtcaaataaaaaaaccctaaaaagcagatgggccatggtggctcagcaggcagagttttcgcctgccatgccagagaccggagTTCAGTTCCtgatgtctgcccatgttaaaaaaaaaaaaatcattaattacTCGGTTGCATGTTTGGCTGGCTACATCTCCAATCAACTACAGAATTGCCTTTAGTAATGAGAGAAGTTACATCTAGtcaattgaaggccttaaaggaagaactgatgatttcagcagtcagaaagaatttctactCTACTTTCAGTCAGTCAGCTTCCCCTGAGGAATTCACTGAAACTTTCATCGGAGTTCCAACTTGCATCTTGCCATCCAGACTTCAGATAAACCAATatccacagtcatgtgagccaattcctatattaaatataatatatatttataataagtatatatataataaaatgttatttatgttagTTCCATTAATGCTACTGAgatcatagggaaaaaaaaatgtcctctACTTTTCTTGAGAAGATGCACACTGAAGTACAGCTCACCTTCCAAAAACTTATCCAAAAATTATATAGAcaggggcagtgcaatggtggctcagtgtcagaattcccacctgccatgccggaaaatGAGGTTTGAAtccttgcccatgccaaaaaaaaattatataaaaagcaatagatAGATATATACACATGGATAAATTGAATATACTGGGTCCTctgtatgcttgaaattttttctagcaaaaagctaaaaatattggtggttaatatgaaaacaaaaatgctttTCTTGTATTGTGGATATTTTAGAGGTCAAACTGGAatgttgttgctattttttttttttaatttagcaagTAACATCAGTGAAAGTGGCAGACAGAGTAAAGAACCCCCAGAATTCTCTTCCCTATAAAAATAGTGAGATAACTTGCAAAAATTGTCAAATTTCTCAAAAATCTTGAAATTAACCAAAGGCTTGCATAAATTCGAAGAGTTTTTACTCAAGAAAAATAGCTGAATCTCACTGAGTGAGCACTGCTGTATTACAAGTTGCCCTATAGCCAACACCTTCTCTCCAGCTCAGTGCTAGGCTTGAAAACCATACCCACAACTACGTTTGAAAATCAGCAGCCTAGAAGTCACAGGAGGGGGCAGACTGGAGTTGGGGCTCCTTCAAAGCCTCATTCTCAGAGAATTGTCATTACTTGGCAAGTCTGGTACTTCTCCTGCAAGACCTGACTTGCAAAGCTGTCTTTATTTGGCTTAATTTGGAACTCTCCCATTGTGAAAGCCTTTTCCCTTGGGGCATTTATTGAGAATATTTAGAAACAATTGTTTAACTTTGTGGCTGCATGAGGGGGGTGGATAACATTTGAGACAAAAACACTAGACTAACctaaaatctgaaaaggaaaagcTGGGCAAAGCTATGGACATAACTCTGACATATTCCTAGGATTCTAGAAGGCCATGCATTTTTTAGGGCTGTGTACATGCCCAGGAAAAATCTTAGAAAGCCCAGACTCTCAACTCTAACTGACCTTGAGGTTCTGCAAGGAAGTGAAGGCTAATGCAGAGTTGTCAGCTGCTTGGCTGAGTTTAAAGAGCCTTTTGGGAAAGACTGGGCAACTTATTGTTCCCAGATATTTAAGAAAATCTGTAGAATCATTAGCTGACCACCAAACTAACCAAGTCCACACACAACAAAGGATACAAACTTTACAGAATTTATTCAAACAAACAGTAACATCTCTGACAAAGtttaccacattttaaaaattttaaatgtcaaacaAAAAATTAgtagacataaaaataaaaggaaaacatgacCAATAcgtaagaaaaaaacagcaaccaATAAACAGTCCCTGAGGAAGCTCTGTCATAGGATTTACCAACGATTTAAAATCAGCTATTTTAAGTATGTTCAACTGAAAGAAATCTTGTCTAAATAACCAAAGGAAAGTATGAAAACAATGTCTCACCAAAtcaagaatatcaataaagagatagaaatggtGAGACATAGAAATTCTGGGTTTAAAAAGTataatagctgaaatgaaaaattcacagcagtCCTGAGGTAGTGGAAGAAGAAACTAGTGAAGTTGGAAGTAaatcaattgagattatccaaTCTGAGGAACACAAAGAAAAATGATAAGGAAAATTGAGCAGAGCCTCCGAGACCTTGAAACACCATTAAGAATGGCAACAATATAACTGAAACtccaaaaggagaggaaagagagtggagcagaaagaatatttgaagaaatcatgtctgaaaactgtccaaattttatgaaaacattaATCTACATAACCAATAAACCCAACAAAATTCAAATAGGGTAAACTTAAATAGATCCACAAATAGacacattaaaaattaaacttttgaaaagaaaagagaatcctgaaagcaggaagagaaaatcaattcatcATGTACAAAGGCTCCTCAGTAAGTACAACAGTTGATTTTTTTATCATAAAGTATGGATAGCAGAAgggtgtgagatgacatattgaaagtactgaaagaaagTATTGAGAGACTGCCAACtatgaattctatatccagcaaaattgtctttcagttATGAagtagaaattaagacatttccagatcaAGAAATGTGAGAGAAATCATTGCTAGCAAATCTGCcccataagaaatactaaaggacaccctcaggctgaaataaaaggactctAGAACATAACTGAATTcatgtgaagaaagaaagaacatcagtaaaggtaactatacAAAACACGtaggcaaatataaaatgtagtaTAGGGTGggtaacggtggctcagtggcaaagttctcacctgccatgctagagacccaggttcgattcctggagcctgcccatgtaaaaaaaaaaaaaggacagcataaaagtattttttgtttatgagattttttatcctattttatttaaaagacaaCTGCTTAAAGCAATAATTATCCATCTGTGTGGCTGGGCATATATTATGTACAGTTGTAGTTGACATTACAGTAAGAGCAAAAAGGAGTTGGAGGAAACAGAGCTTTCTAAAAGCAAAGTTTTGTTTACaattgaaattaaattggtatTATTTAAGTTGTATTGCTATAAGTTAAGATATTAGTTGTAATCCCCATGGTTACCACTAGGAAAAATAACTacataatatagaaaaataagaaatgaataaaaatggtaCACTAGAAAATATCAGTTTAAAACAAAGGAAGACAGtaatggaggaaaagaaacaaaaaagatatgacatatagaaaacaaagagcaaaatggCAGGTATAAATCCTACCTCATCAATAATtgcaataaatttaaatggaaaaaacttTTCAGTTAATAGGTAGAGATTGAtagattagatttttttttgatgatccaactatatgctgtctaaaaagcaatataatttagattcaaagacacagcaggttgaaagtaaaagcatgaaaaaaagtTACATCATTCAACAGCAAATGAAAGAGAGCTGGAGTGACTATACTAACAGCAGACAGAAtagattttaagacaaaaatttgtccctagagacaaagaaaggcatttttataatgataaaatagtCACTCCATCCATAAGATATAACAATTTTAAACTTATACACACCTCAAAAGTCATTAGGCAAACACTGTCAGAATTGAAGAGTGATATAGATAATTCAATATCccacttttaaaaatggatgtAATAACTAGTCAGAAGATCaccaaggaaatagaagacactAACCAACTATACACAACAGATATCTATAGAACATGCCATCCAATAAATGCAGAATATTTTTCAAGATTGCCCATATGCTAAGAAATAAAAGCCTcgtaaaatttaaaagaattaaaatcatacaaagcatattCTCTGGTTgcaacaaaattaaattataaattaataatacaAAGAAATTTGATAAATTCATAAtgatgtggaaattaaacaacaagcTCCTAATAATTaatgagttaaagaagaaatggcaggagaaattagaaaatactttttgatGAGTGAAATCACAAATATACTAAAACTTAAGGGAtccagcaaaagcagtgctatgAGGAAAATTTATGGCCTTCAATGTCtatagtaaaaaagaagaaagatctttaAGAAATGGCCTATGATTCCATctagagaaactagaaaaattgGAGCAAACTAagcacaaagcaagcagaagaaaggatataagaaaaattacccagaagtaaataaaatagacGAGCagtaaagaaaatcaacaaagccaaaggttgggtctttgaaaatatcaataaaattggaaACCTTTAGGTAAgctgacaaaaaagaagagaagacaaGTTCTAAAACTGCAATGAAAGACGTGACATGTTACCAACcatatgaaaacaaaagagatgaTGAGGGAATACAATGAATGGTTATATACCAAAACTAGATGaactaaatgaaatggaaagtttCTAGAAAggcacaaactaccaaaactgacttaaaaaatagaaatctgAAGTAGACCTATAGtagtaaagggattgaatcaagatggtggcataagataCTACAGGGTGATGTTCCCCTAGCACCCTAGCACCCCTAGCAAAAACTGACAGCTCCATCTCgctcaaaattctggaaaatagttACAAGGTTGCAGAAACTGGccagtgccaaatcaagaaaaataagcCTGAAAAAATGGTAGGCTAAGCTCGTGGCACCCTTTTTAACCCCTTCCCCTACCCCTCCCTGGTATAGAGTGGAGTCAGCCTGTAACTAAGACATTGggatttaaggggtgattttgatCACTGAATTGATGTATAGATgttccattttgctttctggtgtagacagatggaaatacctgaaatgtttgaattgtaatccagctgccttgatctatgataatgattgtatagcctttgtATTGTGCCTTGTGATAGTAAAATTTGGtaactaaccttcacttgtacctatttatccagtttttcaactttagagtcttgtaaatCGCTAAAggtagtccctaatgtttatttatataGGGTCATGGGTTAactcagaactaacccaccccaagtccaaaagttatcttgataaccaaaattAGATCTAATCAAGATGGACCCACCTGGCACTCGGCAGCGGCCACTTCGCAGATCGGACTCTTCCTCGCTCGCGCACCTGGCTCGGCCTCCTCTCCAACCATGTCTGACAAACCGGATATGGCTGAGATTGAGAAATTCGATAAGTCAAGATTGAAGAAGACAGAAACGCAAGAGAAAAATCCACTGCCTTCCAAAGAAACAATCGAACAGGAGAAGCAAGCAGGCGAATCGTAATGAGGCGTGCGCCGCCAATATGCACTGTATATTCCACAAGCATTGCCttcttattttacttcttttagctGTTAACTTTGTGAGATGCAAAGAGGTTGGATCAAGTTTAAATGACTGTGCTGCCCCTTTTCACATCAAAGAATTGAGAACTACTGACAAGGAAGGCCGCGCCTGCCTCTCCCAGCTGCTTGTCTGGCCGGCAGGGTAGGAAAAGAACTTGCATGTTGGTGAAGGAAGAAGCTGGGTGGGACGACAGTGAATCTAGAGTAAAAGCAAAGCTGGTCCAAGATGTCCTACAGGCTGTAAAATGCAGTTTAATCAGAGTGCCATTTTTTTTTCGTTCAAATGATTTCAATTATTGGAATgcacaatttttttaatatgcaaataaaaagttttaaaacctgaaaaaaaaaaaaaaaaaaagatgggcccACCTGACAGGTACAGTGGCTTAGACTTTAACATAAAAGTTACCTTTACCTCATTAtagtactaaaaatcatgccATCATCATATTATGGCCACcgttttcttacatatgttctgtgactaagcatgtaatcaatgtGTGCTTATTCAaaaattagatcacctctaattacatcatctggaggcACCGATCCCAAATCCTGCCTatcttttgatgctataaaactgtcagaattactgcagtttgtaGAGATAGAGTTTTGGGCTGatgggccatctgatctcctgctataCCCCTCCTAatagactttttctttctttgaaaccccagtgtcttcagaattggtcatttgagcacacaggcaagaatccactgcctttgtctggtagcATTTGGTGACTCTGGTGGGATGATAAAGGTCTCAAGAAGCTAGGAGGCCATTGCCCAAGGTTCTCAGACCCTGATAGAACAGGTAAACACAGAAACTGAGCCTTTTGTGGTCTCTAGGCTTTCTTTAGTCTGAAAGCTTGGCAATTGGTGATTCTTTGTCCTGCTGGCACCACACCCTCTGTGCCTTAAGAAGttccaaagagagaaaccattccACTTCCAAGTCCAGATATCTAAGTGGGTGAGTGGGCCATCAGCATAAAAATGGATCAGAGAGTTAATATGGTGATTCGAGTCCCCTAGACTTAGGCCTGGGTCATGTTTCCAGAACAATCCacttgctctgacctctacaccttctgTTTTCTGGATACCATTATGTATGGGGTTTGAAACCCTGCTGAGTTTGTCTATTGAGTATGCACCTGGAAAGTAAGTACTATTCTGTATAGGGTTTGAGGTGCTGACCTGAGTTTTTCTGTTGACTATACTCCTGGAAAATAAGTAGATCTGTTTGACTGTCAGCCcaggtgtattagtttgtaaactaccagaatgcaatataccaaaagtggatcagcttttaaaaagagaatttagtaagttacaagtttaaagttctaagcctataaaaatgtccaaactaaggcatccaggtaaatataccttaattcaaggaagccCAATAGgttaggaacacct
This portion of the Tamandua tetradactyla isolate mTamTet1 chromosome 15, mTamTet1.pri, whole genome shotgun sequence genome encodes:
- the LOC143658004 gene encoding thymosin beta-4-like — its product is MSDKPDMAEIEKFDKSRLKKTETQEKNPLPSKETIEQEKQAGES